A genomic window from Leptospiraceae bacterium includes:
- a CDS encoding CopG family transcriptional regulator — translation MKEKSRRFQILFSELEFEVLRKEAEKRNISSAELIRYSLQNELQLHSSYDRLMALRGLFELEIL, via the coding sequence GTGAAAGAAAAGAGCAGGCGTTTCCAAATTCTTTTTTCTGAACTGGAGTTTGAAGTTTTACGTAAAGAAGCAGAAAAAAGAAATATATCCAGTGCGGAGCTTATCCGTTACAGTTTGCAAAATGAGCTTCAGCTTCACTCTTCCTATGACAGGTTAATGGCTTTGAGAGGCCTGTTTGAATTAGAGATCTTATGA
- a CDS encoding NUDIX hydrolase: MKLSDSKPSSFLEKPTLAVDVVLLSPRDTELCVLLQKRAEAPFPNALALPGVALKTNEFLKEAALRALKSKTGLSKNLLSGIYMEQLATFDALYRDPRGRTISVAYLALTNQNIPGNENTSWKKISGLEPKELPFDHYEIIQTAQQRLKGKLRYTNIASYLMPEEFKVDELRSLYESILGKELNRSNFRSKLVKIGLIEKAEEKGGMVTEKGGRPADLYQFTEKELKEMEDFI, from the coding sequence ATGAAATTAAGCGATTCAAAGCCTTCTTCTTTCTTAGAAAAACCGACCCTGGCGGTGGATGTCGTTTTACTTTCTCCCAGGGACACTGAACTTTGCGTACTTTTACAGAAAAGAGCGGAGGCTCCCTTTCCGAATGCTCTCGCTCTTCCCGGCGTAGCTCTAAAGACCAATGAGTTTTTAAAAGAAGCAGCCCTGAGAGCTTTAAAGTCCAAAACCGGACTTTCTAAGAACCTCCTATCCGGGATATACATGGAACAATTGGCCACCTTCGACGCACTCTACCGGGATCCGAGGGGAAGAACTATCAGCGTTGCCTACTTAGCCCTTACAAACCAGAACATCCCCGGAAATGAGAATACAAGCTGGAAAAAGATTTCCGGACTTGAACCCAAAGAACTACCCTTTGACCACTATGAAATTATACAGACAGCACAACAGCGCTTGAAAGGAAAGCTACGCTATACCAATATTGCTTCCTACCTGATGCCGGAAGAATTTAAAGTAGACGAACTTCGGTCTTTGTACGAATCTATCCTCGGAAAAGAATTGAATCGTTCCAACTTTCGAAGTAAGCTCGTCAAAATTGGACTCATAGAAAAAGCTGAAGAAAAAGGAGGAATGGTAACAGAAAAAGGGGGAAGACCGGCTGACCTCTACCAGTTTACAGAAAAAGAACTCAAAGAAATGGAAGACTTCATATAA
- a CDS encoding tetratricopeptide repeat protein: MRQVLLLSIFLFSHILFAEGKHEKLSLLYRKIQDLQQEKKYTESLPYIQKYLSLQKENISLQLIYATSLLFRSDLPVIHAEDNVYDKEEKRQVLHSNYQKASFLFAKNISLLLKLYPPPDANLNEQKKQFLQKKQEEIAKYYFYHALSNVYLQKYDFAIQLFQKSIRHYIHKEAYYNIASLYEEMGKYSEARIYFQKYEEVSR; this comes from the coding sequence ATGAGACAAGTTTTACTTTTAAGTATTTTTTTATTTTCTCATATACTTTTTGCAGAGGGGAAACATGAAAAGTTAAGTCTTCTATATAGAAAAATTCAAGACCTTCAACAGGAAAAAAAGTATACTGAGAGTCTTCCATACATTCAAAAATATCTTAGTTTACAAAAAGAGAATATTAGCCTTCAATTGATTTATGCAACATCTCTTTTGTTTCGAAGTGATTTACCCGTAATTCATGCTGAAGATAATGTGTATGATAAGGAGGAGAAAAGGCAGGTTTTACATTCAAACTATCAAAAAGCCTCTTTTCTTTTTGCAAAAAATATTTCCCTACTGCTTAAATTATATCCTCCACCGGATGCTAACTTGAACGAACAAAAAAAACAATTCCTCCAAAAAAAACAGGAAGAGATTGCAAAATACTATTTTTATCATGCTCTTTCAAATGTTTATCTTCAAAAATATGATTTCGCAATTCAGTTATTTCAGAAGAGTATTCGTCATTATATACATAAAGAAGCTTATTATAATATAGCTTCCTTATATGAGGAAATGGGAAAATACTCAGAGGCCCGGATTTATTTTCAAAAATATGAAGAGGTAAGCAGGTGA
- a CDS encoding radical SAM protein produces MKPQTNLLEKNASALTWADEERNPQDPVEVFAAGIRNHNLANTAYPIAHRKTIWDYKVSEERYEELLSSSFRAFEEIGLYMHIPFCEAKCRYCEYTVVTGTQREGRLSYLEALQEELYFYGNLLGPKELVGLDIGGGTPSLLETEDVVKLIKAMDANFIRKEGFSISIETTPKLAAELPDRIKDFREAGIDRISMGLQTVNPDMLRRYGRELNRVDYNTLAVRNIRKAGFNRFNVDLMYGFAKQSPEDFLQTVEHAIRLEPEYITLYRMRYKGTLVSKEAAEVELDRVNDMYNKGRELMAKHGYLANPGKNTFSRVYTEIGTSAYLTERVSKATPYLGTGLGAQTFTCNLLAYNQGAASKKMNRYIESIQEKKAPIQDLYLLPPGEGMAKMIAVSFYFGEINTKAFIDKFGVSFEKRFAPELDFIREEGLMKKEGDYFSLTKKGANYFNGVIALFYSDRVKEHLISL; encoded by the coding sequence ATGAAACCGCAGACAAACCTTTTAGAGAAGAATGCTTCCGCTCTTACCTGGGCAGACGAAGAGAGAAATCCGCAAGATCCAGTGGAGGTGTTTGCGGCCGGAATTCGGAATCATAACCTTGCCAATACGGCTTACCCGATAGCCCACCGAAAAACGATCTGGGACTATAAAGTCAGTGAAGAGCGGTACGAAGAGCTTTTGTCTTCTTCTTTCCGGGCTTTTGAGGAAATCGGTCTTTATATGCACATTCCCTTTTGTGAAGCAAAATGTCGCTACTGTGAATATACTGTAGTGACCGGGACTCAGAGAGAGGGAAGGCTTTCTTACCTTGAGGCCCTGCAGGAGGAGTTATATTTCTATGGAAATCTTTTGGGACCTAAGGAGCTCGTAGGCCTGGATATAGGAGGGGGCACGCCTTCTCTATTAGAAACAGAAGATGTAGTGAAACTTATTAAAGCCATGGATGCGAACTTTATCCGAAAGGAGGGTTTTAGTATAAGCATTGAAACTACACCCAAATTGGCAGCGGAGCTTCCCGATAGAATAAAAGATTTTCGTGAAGCCGGTATTGACAGGATTAGTATGGGCCTACAAACCGTTAACCCCGATATGCTCAGGCGGTACGGACGTGAGTTAAACCGGGTGGATTACAATACTTTAGCTGTTCGGAATATTCGAAAAGCTGGATTTAACAGGTTTAATGTAGATCTCATGTATGGCTTTGCAAAACAGAGCCCGGAAGATTTTTTACAGACGGTAGAACACGCGATACGCTTAGAGCCGGAATACATTACCCTGTACCGGATGCGCTATAAGGGAACCCTTGTTTCTAAGGAAGCGGCGGAGGTTGAACTCGATAGGGTGAATGATATGTACAATAAGGGACGAGAACTTATGGCAAAACACGGCTACCTTGCCAATCCGGGTAAGAATACCTTTAGCCGGGTATACACAGAAATCGGTACCAGTGCTTATTTGACCGAAAGAGTATCAAAGGCTACTCCTTATCTCGGAACCGGTCTCGGAGCACAGACTTTTACCTGTAACTTATTAGCGTATAACCAGGGAGCGGCTTCTAAGAAGATGAATCGCTATATAGAATCCATACAGGAGAAGAAAGCTCCCATTCAGGATTTATATCTTCTTCCGCCGGGGGAAGGTATGGCGAAGATGATAGCGGTTTCTTTTTATTTCGGTGAAATTAATACAAAAGCTTTTATTGATAAATTTGGTGTTTCGTTTGAAAAAAGGTTTGCTCCTGAATTAGATTTTATAAGAGAGGAGGGGCTTATGAAAAAAGAAGGGGATTATTTTAGTCTTACAAAAAAAGGAGCGAATTATTTTAATGGAGTAATTGCTCTCTTTTATTCGGACAGGGTGAAAGAACATCTTATTAGCTTATAG
- a CDS encoding response regulator produces MDEQEIKNKLIDKDELIKQQASIIKDLEAQLIELKESRKPFLGKLLQHIKGIKHSKKDKLLTEIQRSMGALIIESEYKLRTIFDTLTEGVALNECIYNDKGEMIDYRILEVNRAFYLTADFVSSQVVGNVATKLYGMSEEEIRKFWMSHKHQEETIFSEYTSPLKGRTFFIATSPFYQDHFVTSFFDITDLKEAEKKYRIIFEKMSDGFAIVERNQQGSSIFIEANQVFEVLTGKSNAELIGQNSREIFQDLDLNIFKEISQKLSETDYVNFEFYYEHTKKYLEVHLYATQGKQVAVILRDITERKEYEMQLKKAKEEAEAANRLKGEFLANMSHEIRTPMNAILGFTEILKEKLEGEDLYYSFLMGIQKSGENLILLINDILDMSKIESGKMELLYKPASIRVIVEDIKRIFQISIEQKKLSFNVYIDQNLPEYIYLDEIRIRQILFNLIGNAIKFTEKGFVNLRIKAIIRRFDLDLSIEIEDSGIGIEPLELNQIFEPFRQQKDQSPIYGGTGLGLSITKRLLDMMHGEIEVQSDKTRGSKFSIYLNNLKIAETEKEISLSPKIESIDIQESKILLVEDVETNREIIKKYLNSYKISITEAENGKEALQCLEQQTFDLIIMDLMMPVMRGDEAILKIRTDARFQHIPIIILTAYSKDALSKGIHGLYESYLRKPINKPNLILEIVKFLPYFKKDGALSLKAEIKNNAFENLCLNAWDISFKNFFISWYESHTFAIKKVSIGGLRGPVKELLEESKQTGQKSFIRFCFELQEAVYGIAIDRLKAQLNILSEAYWFIKQSS; encoded by the coding sequence ATGGATGAACAAGAAATTAAGAATAAACTAATAGATAAGGACGAATTAATCAAGCAACAGGCTTCTATTATTAAGGATCTGGAAGCACAATTAATCGAATTAAAAGAGAGTCGTAAGCCATTTTTAGGAAAATTGCTTCAGCATATAAAAGGAATTAAGCATTCAAAGAAAGATAAATTACTTACTGAAATACAGAGAAGTATGGGAGCTCTTATCATTGAAAGTGAGTATAAACTGAGGACAATTTTTGACACATTGACCGAGGGAGTTGCTTTAAATGAATGTATTTATAATGATAAAGGAGAAATGATTGATTACCGGATACTCGAAGTAAATCGGGCTTTTTATTTAACTGCCGATTTTGTCTCATCTCAGGTAGTAGGGAATGTGGCTACTAAGCTTTATGGGATGTCCGAAGAGGAAATTCGAAAATTTTGGATGAGTCATAAGCATCAGGAAGAAACTATCTTCTCTGAATATACAAGTCCTCTTAAAGGAAGAACATTCTTTATTGCCACGTCTCCTTTTTATCAGGATCATTTTGTTACTTCTTTTTTTGATATTACCGACCTTAAGGAAGCTGAAAAAAAATACCGAATTATTTTTGAAAAAATGTCAGATGGTTTTGCCATTGTAGAAAGGAATCAGCAAGGTTCTTCTATTTTTATTGAAGCCAATCAGGTATTTGAAGTTCTAACAGGAAAGAGTAATGCAGAACTGATAGGTCAAAACTCCAGGGAAATATTTCAGGATTTAGATTTAAACATTTTTAAGGAAATTTCTCAGAAGCTGAGTGAAACTGATTATGTAAATTTTGAGTTTTATTACGAACATACAAAAAAGTATCTTGAAGTTCATTTGTATGCAACTCAAGGAAAGCAGGTAGCTGTTATTTTAAGGGATATAACAGAACGAAAAGAATATGAGATGCAGCTAAAGAAAGCAAAGGAAGAAGCTGAAGCAGCAAACCGATTAAAGGGAGAATTTCTGGCAAACATGAGTCATGAAATTCGAACTCCTATGAATGCTATTTTAGGTTTTACTGAAATATTAAAAGAAAAGTTAGAAGGGGAGGACTTATATTACTCTTTTTTAATGGGAATTCAAAAAAGTGGTGAAAATCTAATATTATTAATTAATGATATACTGGATATGTCTAAAATTGAATCCGGTAAAATGGAATTGCTCTATAAACCGGCAAGCATTCGAGTTATTGTGGAAGATATTAAAAGAATCTTTCAAATTTCAATAGAGCAAAAAAAGCTAAGCTTTAATGTATATATTGATCAAAATTTACCTGAATATATCTATCTGGATGAAATCCGTATTCGCCAGATTCTATTTAATTTAATAGGTAATGCTATTAAATTCACAGAAAAAGGTTTTGTGAATCTTAGAATCAAGGCTATTATTCGCAGGTTTGACCTGGATTTGTCTATAGAGATAGAGGATAGCGGTATAGGAATTGAACCATTGGAGTTAAACCAAATTTTTGAACCTTTTCGTCAGCAAAAAGATCAATCTCCTATTTACGGAGGAACCGGTCTTGGTCTATCGATTACGAAAAGGCTTTTAGATATGATGCACGGAGAAATTGAAGTTCAAAGTGATAAAACACGGGGTTCTAAATTTTCTATATATTTGAATAATCTAAAAATCGCAGAAACTGAAAAGGAAATTAGCCTGAGCCCAAAAATTGAATCTATAGATATACAGGAAAGCAAAATTCTTTTAGTGGAAGATGTAGAAACAAATCGAGAAATTATTAAAAAGTATTTGAATTCTTATAAAATAAGTATTACAGAAGCTGAAAATGGAAAGGAAGCTTTGCAGTGTTTGGAGCAACAAACATTTGATTTGATTATTATGGATTTAATGATGCCGGTAATGAGGGGAGATGAAGCGATTTTAAAGATCCGAACCGATGCAAGGTTTCAGCATATTCCGATTATTATTCTTACTGCTTATTCTAAAGATGCTCTTTCAAAAGGAATTCATGGTTTATATGAAAGCTATTTGCGAAAACCAATTAATAAACCCAATTTGATTTTAGAAATTGTAAAATTTCTTCCTTATTTTAAAAAAGATGGTGCTTTAAGCCTGAAAGCCGAGATTAAGAATAATGCATTTGAGAATTTATGTTTGAATGCCTGGGATATAAGCTTTAAGAACTTTTTTATAAGCTGGTATGAGAGTCATACCTTTGCTATAAAAAAAGTAAGTATAGGAGGCTTGAGAGGGCCAGTAAAAGAATTATTAGAAGAATCTAAACAAACAGGACAGAAGTCATTTATTCGCTTCTGTTTTGAACTTCAGGAAGCTGTTTATGGTATTGCCATTGACCGTTTAAAAGCACAATTGAATATTCTTTCGGAGGCGTATTGGTTCATTAAACAGAGTTCTTAA
- the rpiB gene encoding ribose 5-phosphate isomerase B yields the protein MKKIGFVSDHGGFELKEYLKSSLSQEYEVLDYGTNNTDSVDYPTITRKACLKLLEGEVEGLVSLCGTGIGASMAANKVKGIRAALCHDEYTAEMSRRHNNANVLVLGGRILGKDLALRIVQTWIKSPFEGGRHQRRIDLLDI from the coding sequence ATGAAAAAAATAGGTTTCGTTTCCGATCATGGTGGGTTTGAACTCAAAGAATATCTGAAATCAAGTCTCTCACAGGAATATGAGGTACTTGATTATGGCACAAATAATACTGATTCAGTGGATTATCCAACAATCACCCGCAAAGCTTGTCTTAAGCTTTTAGAGGGTGAAGTAGAGGGCCTTGTATCTCTTTGTGGAACCGGGATTGGAGCTTCGATGGCAGCCAACAAAGTAAAAGGCATCAGGGCAGCCCTCTGTCATGATGAATATACCGCAGAAATGTCCCGCAGGCATAACAATGCTAATGTTTTGGTTTTAGGTGGAAGGATTTTAGGAAAAGATCTTGCCCTGAGAATTGTTCAAACCTGGATAAAGTCCCCTTTTGAAGGGGGAAGACACCAGAGAAGAATCGACTTACTGGATATATGA
- a CDS encoding alpha/beta hydrolase, whose product MSLMSFALKNALSLSRVIFARDIIPRKVGKEVLDSYARFVPVPETLRMQEDTLAGEIPALWVWDRLIDGTKVLYYLHGGGYHLGSPITHRNLAYRIASTIKARAIIPDYRKAPLHTFPAPIEDAVRGYEALLNRGIRPEDIVIGGDSAGGGLAIATLISLRDRKLPLPASSFVLSPWVDLECKGESTDYNASLDPWLNLYAIKEFSRSYLNGTDPAHPLASPINADLSGLPPLLIQVGSHEILLDDSKRLHARAKECGLESKITIWDEMIHVFQAFQAVFPEAKLAVAEIGEFVEQMVPVS is encoded by the coding sequence ATGAGTTTAATGAGTTTTGCTTTAAAAAATGCTTTAAGTCTATCCAGAGTAATATTTGCAAGAGATATAATCCCGAGAAAAGTCGGAAAAGAAGTTCTCGACAGCTATGCTCGATTTGTCCCGGTTCCGGAAACTCTCCGTATGCAGGAAGACACTCTTGCTGGAGAAATACCGGCTTTATGGGTCTGGGACAGGCTCATTGATGGAACGAAAGTACTATACTACCTGCATGGTGGAGGCTACCATCTTGGTTCACCTATTACACATAGAAATCTTGCCTATAGAATTGCTTCTACTATAAAAGCCAGGGCTATAATTCCGGATTATCGAAAAGCTCCCCTTCATACCTTTCCAGCTCCCATTGAAGATGCAGTAAGAGGCTATGAAGCCCTGTTGAATCGCGGGATTCGGCCGGAAGATATAGTAATAGGAGGAGATTCTGCCGGTGGAGGTTTAGCCATAGCCACCCTTATCAGCCTGAGAGACAGAAAGCTCCCCCTGCCTGCATCTTCTTTTGTTTTATCTCCCTGGGTAGACCTTGAATGCAAAGGGGAATCTACAGATTATAACGCTTCTCTGGACCCCTGGCTAAACCTTTACGCCATAAAGGAATTTTCTCGCAGCTACTTGAATGGTACCGATCCCGCTCACCCTTTAGCTTCTCCTATAAATGCCGACCTGAGTGGACTTCCTCCTCTTCTTATCCAGGTTGGGAGCCATGAAATTCTTCTCGACGATTCAAAACGGCTTCATGCTCGTGCAAAAGAATGCGGACTTGAGTCTAAAATTACCATCTGGGACGAAATGATACATGTATTTCAGGCTTTTCAGGCTGTTTTTCCGGAAGCCAAGCTTGCTGTAGCTGAAATCGGAGAATTTGTAGAACAAATGGTACCCGTATCGTGA